A part of Drosophila ananassae strain 14024-0371.13 chromosome 2R, ASM1763931v2, whole genome shotgun sequence genomic DNA contains:
- the LOC116655791 gene encoding uncharacterized protein LOC116655791 produces the protein MMKFFAVVLCALFAAVTATPGLLAYNAPLAYSTPLAYSAAPVAYTAGYAPYVAPYASSYSAHSVAHSAAYPAVYAAAPVAPVAAVLKK, from the exons ATGATGAAATTC TTCGCCGTTGTCCTTTGCGCCCTGTTCGCCGCCGTTACCGCCACTCCTGGCCTCTTGGCCTACAACGCCCCCTTGGCCTACTCCACGCCCCTGGCTTACAGTGCCGCCCCTGTTGCCTACACCGCCGGCTACGCTCCCTATGTGGCTCCCTATGCCAGCAGCTACAGTGCCCACAGTGTGGCGCACAGCGCCGCCTATCCTGCCGTCTATGCCGCTGCCCCCGTTGCCCCCGTCGCAGCTGTCCTGAAGAAGTAA
- the LOC6506806 gene encoding cuticle protein 10.6: MFKYFVFAAFCLASAAAAPGYLGGLAGPALPLAAAAPAISYGHALAGPSIASYGLAPRILSPTLAHAPLAAPAISAYGLGPRILSPSLAHAPLSYAHAPLGLAHAPLAAPLGAPLGLGYKSIVSPALAAPALGLAHGW, translated from the exons ATGTTCAAATAC TTCGTGTTTGCCGCTTTCTGCCTGGCCAGCGCTGCCGCCGCTCCAGGATACCTGGGAGGATTGGCTGGCCCAGCTCTGCCCCTGGCCGCCGCCGCTCCGGCTATCTCCTACGGACACGCCCTGGCCGGTCCATCCATCGCCTCCTACGGACTGGCTCCCAGGATCCTCTCCCCCACCTTGGCCCATGCTCCGCTGGCTGCTCCGGCCATTTCCGCCTACGGATTGGGACCTAGGATTCTCTCGCCCTCTCTGGCCCATGCTCCTCTGAGCTACGCCCATGCTCCTCTCGGTCTGGCCCACGCTCCTCTGGCTGCTCCTTTGGGCGCCCCTCTGGGTTTGGGCTACAAGTCCATTGTTAGTCCCGCCCTGGCTGCTCCTGCCCTTGGACTGGCCCATGGATGGTAA
- the LOC6493177 gene encoding keratin-associated protein 19-2 — MFQKLTLMTLLCLAVSCLAAPAPEPAPEPAPAPAPSPSIGLGLGLGHGYGYGGIGLGLGLGLGGHYGGYHGLGLGLGYHAPIISKTIIGKSYLGGYGLGHGYLGGYGHGLYGHGLGLGYGLGYGYGHGW; from the coding sequence CTAACACTGATGACCCTTCTCTGCCTGGCTGTCAGTTGCCTGGCAGCTCCTGCCCCCGAACCAGCTCCAGAGCCCGCTCCTGCTCCGGCTCCTTCGCCCAGCATCGGCTTGGGCTTGGGCCTGGGACatggctatggctatggagGAATTGGCTTGGGACTGGGTCTGGGACTCGGTGGCCACTATGGCGGATACCACGGcttgggcctgggcctgggctaCCACGCCCCCATCATCTCCAAGACCATCATTGGCAAGAGCTATCTGGGCGGCTACGGACTGGGTCACGGCTATCTGGGAGGCTATGGACACGGTCTTTACGGACATGGTCTGGGTCTGGGATATGGTCTGGGCTATGGCTATGGTCATGGCTGGTAG